A stretch of the Panicum virgatum strain AP13 chromosome 9N, P.virgatum_v5, whole genome shotgun sequence genome encodes the following:
- the LOC120693437 gene encoding protein CUP-SHAPED COTYLEDON 3-like, with product MGLREMDSALPPGFRFYPSDEELVCFYLRNKVANQRVASGTLVEVDLHAREPWELPDVAKLTAEEWYFFSFRDRKYATGLRTNRATKTGYWKATGKDRSVHEQGTRALVGMRKTLVFYRGRAPNGQKTSWVMHEFRLETPNSTPKEDWVLCRVFNKMKPSSEGEEAGRIHRGHPATGTDTGTGAEPSSPPVFLGSLPDPTATPADEFYQQHQTITTGSQCGSGVSSSAGALLMNLAMLQQGSFLDYCSPVVHHGVAVGALHNAGCNGDDANMAMALGHVGFEEHGMGEVVEMEYAQEQGGCGGGLYF from the exons ATGGGGCTGAGGGAGATGGACTCGGCGCTACCGCCGGGTTTCCGCTTCTACCCGAGCGACGAGGAGCTGGTGTGCTTCTACCTGCGCAACAAGGTCGCCAACCAGAGGGTCGCCTCGGGGACCTTGGTCGAGGTCGACCTCCATGCCCGCGAGCCATGGGAGCTTCCCG ATGTCGCTAAGCTTACCGCAGAGGAGTGGTACTTCTTCAGCTTCCGGGACAGGAAGTACGCCACAGGCTTGCGAACAAACCGAGCAACAAAGACGGGTTATTGGAAGGCGACTGGGAAGGATCGGTCTGTCCACGAGCAGGGCACACGTGCATTGGTTGGCATGAGGAAAACCCTGGTGTTCTACCGTGGTCGTGCTCCCAATGGGCAGAAGACCAGTTGGGTCATGCATGAGTTTCGCCTCGAAACACCTAACTCGACACCGAAG GAGGACTGGGTGCTTTGTAGGGTGTTCAACAAGATGAAACCCTCGTCAGAAGGCGAAGAAGCAGGCCGAATCCACCGCGGCCATCCGGCCACCGGCACCGACACCGGCACCGGCGCtgagccctcctcgccgccggtcttcctCGGCTCGCTGCCCGACCCGACGGCGACTCCGGCGGACGAATTCTACCAGCAGCACCAAACAATAACCACGGGCAGCCAATGCGGCAGCGGCGTCAGCTCCTCTGCTGGCGCCCTGCTGATGAACCTGGCGATGCTCCAGCAAGGCAGCTTCTTGGATTACTGCAGCCCAGTGGTGCACCATGGCGTGGCGGTAGGGGCGCTCCACAACGCCGGCTGCAACGGCGACGATGCCAACATGGCCATGGCGCTGGGGCACGTGGGGTTCGAGGAGCACGGCATGGGGGAGGTTGTGGAGATGGAGTACGCGCAGGAGCagggtggctgcggcggcgggctctaCTTCTAG